In a genomic window of Balaenoptera ricei isolate mBalRic1 chromosome 3, mBalRic1.hap2, whole genome shotgun sequence:
- the LOC132363658 gene encoding RWD domain-containing protein 4-like, with amino-acid sequence MSANEDQEMELEASRSIYEGDESFRELSPVSFQYRIGENSDPKAFLIEISWTETYPQTPPIISMNAFFNNTINVFLVHCRSSAVKQSILAKLQEAVEVNLGTAMTYTVFEYAKENKEQLMENHHPVPSATSVSNIISVETPNTAPSSKKKDKKEQLSKAQKRKLADKTDHKGELPRGWNWVDVVKHLSKTGSKDDE; translated from the coding sequence ATGAGTGCCAACGAGGACCAGGAGATGGAACTGGAGGCATCGCGTTCTATTTATGAAGGAGATGAAAGTTTCCGGGAATTAAGTCCGGTTTCATTTCAATATAGGATAGGTGAAAACAGTGATCCCAAAGCCTTCCTAATAGAGATTTCCTGGACAGAAACCTATCCCCAGACACCTCCAATCATATCTATGAACGCCTTTTTTAACAACACCATCAATGTATTTCTTGTGCATTGCAGATCGTCAGCTGTAAAACAGAGCATATTAGCCAAGTTACAGGAAGCAGTGGAAGTCAATCTCGGGACGGCCATGACCTACACGGTGTTTGAATATGCCAAGGAAAATAAAGAGCAGCTCATGGAGAATCACCATCCTGTTCCTTCTGCTACGTCCGTAAGCAACATCATCTCAGTGGAAACTCCTAACACAGCCCCATCaagtaagaaaaaagacaaaaaagaacaacTTTCAAAAGCCCAGAAACGTAAGCTGGCAGATAAAACAGATCACAAAGGAGAACTTCCTCGAGGTTGGAACTGGGTTGATGTGGTGAAGCATTTAAGCAAAACTGGCTCTAAAGATGATGAATAG